The following are encoded together in the bacterium genome:
- the csx17 gene encoding type I-U CRISPR-associated protein Csx17 has protein sequence MHDLHLPGLSPTPIARYLAALGLLRLVAEQHDPDARALWSSDTFVLRSTLDADALRRFLLETYRPSPVIAPWNGGSGFYPKDNRAALDAIRKGNAARFALVRDVIAAGRAVVKRFALGASPKAEDKAAFLAAIRATFPDDALPWIDAAVLLGADDPRYPPLLGTGGNDGRLDFTNNFLQRLVELFDPAMGVARPDAAAWLEGSLFGTPIPGLVSCAIGQFAPGAAGGPNATNGFEGGSIVNPWDFVLALEGSLLLTAAATRRLESAAGGALSYPFTVRPTGAGSGAADVADEQPARGEIWLPIWTRPATYREIAALFREGRATVGRRTAADGFDFRRAVASLGVDRGIDAFARYAFAMRSGRSFLATPLGRVRVRREAESDLLVDLDRDGYLETLRQAARRDECPAALASHVRRLENAVFAMLGRATPRRLAVQNVLVCLGAIERAAGASRFARETARIRPVPWLSEGWAIAADDGSHELRLAAALAGAWGWPCPFRAHVAPVGPSDRRGWEAPEWEPGSALATFGDTIESLAATLDRRLLSAETAAAPPAIDPLDGRCRADAAALAAFVRCDVDLARLCDLAAGLALVRMPATLGRREESAGATAGTSAALAALVTAFSPPALLSHLKLLPVGATLPRPRRVVALLRAGRTGGAVALAWRTLRLAGMPLPEPAPDAVESDGARLAAALLFALEPASVAELARRLVEPIDPASEPPTKGSPA, from the coding sequence ATGCACGACCTCCACCTCCCCGGCCTCTCCCCCACCCCCATCGCGCGCTACCTCGCCGCGCTCGGCCTCCTCCGCCTCGTCGCCGAGCAGCACGACCCCGACGCCCGCGCCCTCTGGTCATCCGACACCTTCGTCCTCCGCAGCACCCTCGACGCCGACGCCCTCCGCCGCTTCCTCCTAGAGACCTACCGCCCGAGCCCCGTCATCGCGCCCTGGAACGGCGGCAGCGGCTTCTACCCGAAGGACAACCGAGCCGCCCTCGACGCCATCCGCAAGGGCAACGCCGCGCGCTTCGCGCTCGTCCGCGACGTGATCGCCGCCGGGCGCGCCGTGGTGAAGCGCTTCGCCCTCGGCGCGAGCCCGAAGGCCGAGGACAAGGCCGCCTTCCTCGCCGCCATCCGCGCCACCTTTCCCGACGACGCGCTGCCCTGGATCGACGCCGCGGTACTGCTCGGCGCCGACGATCCGCGTTATCCGCCGCTGCTCGGCACGGGCGGCAACGACGGCCGCCTCGACTTCACCAACAACTTTCTCCAGCGGCTGGTCGAGCTGTTCGATCCCGCCATGGGCGTCGCGCGCCCCGACGCGGCAGCGTGGCTCGAGGGCAGCCTGTTCGGTACGCCCATCCCGGGTCTCGTGTCGTGCGCCATCGGGCAGTTCGCGCCCGGCGCCGCCGGCGGACCGAACGCCACCAACGGCTTCGAGGGCGGCTCGATCGTCAACCCCTGGGACTTCGTGCTGGCGCTCGAGGGGTCGCTGCTCCTCACCGCCGCCGCCACCCGTCGCCTCGAGTCGGCCGCCGGCGGCGCCCTCAGCTACCCCTTCACCGTGAGGCCCACTGGCGCCGGCTCTGGCGCCGCCGACGTGGCCGACGAGCAGCCGGCGCGCGGCGAGATATGGCTCCCCATCTGGACGCGCCCCGCCACGTACCGGGAGATCGCCGCGCTCTTCCGCGAAGGCCGCGCCACCGTGGGACGACGCACGGCCGCCGACGGCTTCGACTTCCGGCGTGCCGTCGCGTCGCTCGGTGTCGATCGCGGCATCGACGCGTTCGCGCGCTACGCCTTCGCCATGCGCTCCGGGCGATCGTTTCTCGCGACGCCGCTCGGGCGCGTTCGCGTGCGTCGGGAAGCCGAGAGCGATCTCCTCGTCGACCTCGACCGCGACGGCTACCTGGAGACGCTCCGCCAGGCGGCACGCCGCGACGAGTGCCCGGCCGCGCTCGCGTCCCACGTCCGGCGGCTCGAGAACGCCGTCTTCGCGATGCTGGGACGCGCGACGCCGCGCCGGCTCGCCGTGCAGAACGTCCTCGTCTGCCTGGGCGCGATCGAGCGCGCCGCCGGGGCGAGCCGCTTCGCCCGCGAGACGGCGCGCATCCGCCCGGTTCCCTGGCTCTCCGAGGGCTGGGCGATCGCTGCCGACGACGGCAGCCACGAGCTCCGTCTCGCCGCCGCGCTGGCCGGAGCGTGGGGCTGGCCTTGCCCATTCCGGGCCCACGTCGCCCCGGTCGGCCCGAGCGACCGCCGCGGATGGGAAGCGCCGGAATGGGAGCCGGGCAGCGCGCTGGCCACCTTCGGCGATACGATCGAATCCCTGGCGGCGACGCTCGACCGGCGGCTGCTCTCCGCGGAAACCGCCGCCGCGCCACCGGCCATCGATCCGCTCGACGGGCGCTGCCGCGCCGACGCCGCCGCGCTCGCGGCCTTCGTCCGCTGTGACGTCGACCTCGCCCGCCTCTGCGACCTCGCGGCGGGACTCGCGCTCGTGCGGATGCCGGCGACCCTCGGCCGGCGAGAGGAGTCGGCGGGCGCGACGGCAGGAACGTCCGCCGCCCTCGCGGCGCTGGTCACGGCATTCTCGCCGCCCGCCTTGCTCTCCCACCTGAAGCTCCTTCCTGTCGGCGCCACGCTCCCGCGACCGCGCCGAGTCGTCGCGCTGCTCCGCGCCGGCCGCACCGGCGGCGCCGTCGCGCTCGCGTGGCGAACGTTGCGCCTCGCCGGCATGCCGCTGCCCGAGCCGGCGCCCGATGCCGTCGAGTCGGACGGCGCCCGGCTCGCGGCGGCTCTCCTGTTTGCCCTCGAGCCGGCAAGCGTCGCGGAGCTGGCGCGGCGGCTCGTGGAGCCGATCGACCCAGCCAGCGAACCACCGACGAAAGGATCACCCGCATGA
- the cas5u6u gene encoding type I-U CRISPR-associated protein Cas5/Cas6 produces MRVVLRQAFPLGRFHATPWRVNPYDDPHGEWPPSPWRLVRAVTARWYQWAREMGKDPERPQHIADLEGLQAALCKSTYAFHLPPSAGRGIPLRQYHPTTFGWNPAGRKKPGTRSYGISLVQDNYWCVPPDEPVWWFIESDAWTDDLVAALSACVERLTWFGRAETFTRVLVTLTEDSIPEPNCTLRDDRMAGAIPVLVPLPNATREDIERTTDDDKAKQRSVPPGAIRRYADRPPRPPVRERRRSPAHQENLHLVQLAIGWNVAPQARAVARLTSRLRGAVLRELLRLKTGDPKATWSRTSRDVRETIAHMVGKHADGTPLSGHRHTEFFAWCEDHAPTRLLVWRGSAALDADEQEAIFRAASRDVSWAAPGMDADEWKVRLIPLDRSVPPPPGFDERASLVWESVTPYVPPRHHLRGGKERERETLAAQIRRELQQRGIPEDIAYEPIGPPCWVSVHLPRRDASQRAFIGDRLGQRVRLTFPEPISGPLRLGHSSSFGLGLFRPVAQHEGLPRSVTPVTAAQQQHAADGAAGRR; encoded by the coding sequence ATGCGCGTCGTCCTCCGCCAGGCGTTCCCACTCGGTCGCTTCCACGCAACACCGTGGCGGGTGAATCCTTACGACGATCCGCACGGGGAGTGGCCGCCGAGCCCGTGGCGTCTGGTCCGTGCGGTAACGGCCCGCTGGTACCAGTGGGCCCGCGAGATGGGCAAGGATCCAGAGCGACCCCAACACATCGCGGATCTCGAAGGTCTCCAGGCTGCGCTCTGCAAGAGCACGTATGCGTTCCACCTCCCACCGTCGGCGGGGAGGGGTATCCCATTGAGGCAGTACCACCCCACCACCTTCGGCTGGAACCCGGCCGGGAGGAAGAAGCCTGGTACCCGCAGCTACGGCATCAGCCTCGTCCAGGACAACTACTGGTGCGTCCCACCCGATGAGCCCGTCTGGTGGTTCATCGAGAGCGACGCTTGGACCGACGACTTGGTGGCGGCGCTCAGCGCATGCGTCGAGCGACTGACCTGGTTCGGTCGCGCCGAGACGTTCACGCGCGTACTCGTCACACTCACGGAGGACAGTATTCCGGAGCCGAACTGCACGCTTCGTGACGATCGCATGGCTGGCGCCATCCCTGTCCTTGTGCCGCTTCCGAACGCGACGCGCGAAGACATCGAGCGCACGACCGACGACGACAAGGCGAAACAGCGCAGCGTCCCGCCCGGAGCGATCCGGCGCTACGCCGATCGGCCCCCTCGGCCGCCCGTCCGCGAGCGGCGACGATCACCTGCCCACCAGGAGAACCTCCACCTAGTGCAGCTCGCCATCGGGTGGAACGTGGCCCCTCAGGCACGGGCCGTCGCGCGCCTCACCTCGCGCTTGCGGGGCGCGGTGCTGCGCGAACTGCTGCGACTCAAGACCGGAGACCCGAAGGCGACCTGGAGCCGCACGAGCCGCGACGTGCGCGAGACGATCGCCCATATGGTGGGAAAGCACGCCGACGGCACACCGCTTTCGGGGCACCGCCACACCGAGTTCTTCGCCTGGTGCGAGGACCACGCGCCGACGCGCCTGTTGGTGTGGCGAGGCTCAGCCGCGCTCGACGCGGACGAGCAGGAAGCGATCTTCCGGGCCGCCTCCCGCGACGTATCCTGGGCCGCGCCCGGGATGGACGCCGATGAGTGGAAGGTGCGGCTGATCCCGCTGGATCGTTCGGTCCCACCTCCTCCCGGCTTTGACGAAAGGGCGTCGCTCGTCTGGGAGTCGGTCACACCATACGTCCCGCCGAGGCACCACCTCCGGGGCGGCAAGGAGCGCGAACGCGAAACGCTCGCCGCGCAAATCCGGCGCGAGCTTCAACAGCGAGGGATCCCCGAGGACATCGCGTACGAGCCCATCGGCCCTCCGTGCTGGGTCTCCGTTCATCTACCGCGACGAGACGCGAGCCAGCGCGCGTTCATCGGCGATCGCCTCGGCCAGCGCGTGCGACTGACCTTCCCCGAGCCGATATCTGGGCCCCTCCGCCTCGGGCACTCCAGCAGCTTCGGCCTGGGGTTGTTCCGGCCGGTGGCTCAGCATGAAGGTCTTCCACGCTCGGTAACGCCAGTCACGGCTGCCCAACAACAGCATGCAGCGGACGGCGCTGCGGGCCGCCGCTGA
- a CDS encoding CRISPR-associated protein: MPKTLNPADVLKGYSPLILTATLEPVAGDRFQPAGFPEIGHVIYKAPRKNGTVEQVCIVDSAASMANHLESVCQRGAHDLDLVEELNGLPHIRCVTNASEGAEPTQHREVVVTSLTEGHRIASSYFLDGYPLAGDKKATGKFDQDLISKFGIVLPNPKGKKAHPPASQWWKVFKTIFALDPNSLVHGVLFPQWQIKIPRALTAHLEAFGAGRVDRSGVKFDRLRKTTSGQPIFAADDATAESMRATFVLDVSLIRSFGRRKGAEQLGISDKHQELLVALALWKVQKLLEQPFRYRSGCHLRRTALQSEGEDIVLAVNIQDAITVAGFGEQGITDVFWPREELYREGAESGDKPQEDDDGSEGEDDE, encoded by the coding sequence ATGCCCAAGACGCTCAACCCCGCTGATGTCCTGAAGGGATACTCCCCGCTGATCCTGACCGCGACGCTCGAACCCGTCGCGGGTGACCGCTTCCAGCCAGCGGGTTTCCCCGAGATCGGCCACGTCATCTACAAGGCGCCCCGCAAGAACGGCACCGTCGAGCAGGTCTGCATCGTGGACAGCGCGGCGAGCATGGCGAATCACCTCGAGTCGGTCTGCCAGCGCGGCGCGCACGACCTGGACTTGGTCGAGGAGCTGAACGGCCTGCCCCACATCCGCTGCGTCACGAACGCGTCGGAGGGGGCTGAACCGACCCAGCATCGCGAGGTCGTCGTCACGAGCCTCACCGAAGGGCACCGCATCGCGTCCTCCTACTTCCTCGACGGCTACCCTTTGGCGGGAGACAAGAAGGCAACCGGCAAGTTCGACCAGGACCTCATTTCGAAGTTCGGGATCGTGCTTCCGAATCCGAAGGGTAAGAAGGCCCACCCCCCGGCCAGCCAGTGGTGGAAGGTCTTCAAGACGATCTTCGCACTTGACCCCAACTCCCTCGTCCACGGCGTGCTCTTCCCGCAGTGGCAGATCAAGATACCTCGCGCGCTCACCGCCCACCTCGAAGCGTTCGGCGCGGGGCGCGTGGATCGCTCCGGCGTGAAGTTCGATCGGCTCCGCAAGACCACCTCGGGCCAGCCGATCTTCGCCGCCGATGACGCCACCGCGGAGTCGATGCGAGCCACCTTCGTGCTGGACGTAAGCCTCATTCGCTCCTTCGGGCGCAGGAAGGGCGCCGAACAACTCGGCATCTCAGACAAGCATCAGGAGCTGCTCGTGGCACTCGCGCTCTGGAAGGTTCAGAAGCTCCTCGAGCAGCCGTTCCGCTACCGCTCGGGCTGTCACCTTCGTCGCACGGCGCTCCAGAGCGAGGGCGAGGATATCGTGCTCGCGGTGAACATCCAGGACGCGATCACGGTGGCCGGCTTCGGCGAGCAGGGCATCACCGACGTCTTCTGGCCGCGGGAGGAGCTGTACCGCGAGGGCGCCGAGAGCGGAGACAAGCCCCAAGAGGACGATGACGGCTCCGAGGGTGAGGACGACGAGTAA
- the csx17 gene encoding type I-U CRISPR-associated protein Csx17, which translates to MAAELRLPVVALPGLSPDSLGNYLASLGLSRVLSRKWPPTRIAWRDEVLQMVGGPSTLDELVNELLQVASDRAWTPYDKAWSNAQQKGTKTKSGEPLALWQASAPEGLLALSAAHAVPHAHVSLNPLLRSSGGRRDFENGWKAAVDALAGPPKKGADPRRDSLSALLMGLPVDWLLDKLNAGSWFADATKLYNSGQTPARASQTSPWAMALACEALALLAGGASRRLGARTRAVGAFPFVTQPVAASAENEADRLRCEIWAPLWARPMTVPEVSALFQRGRAELAGRGALTPAAFATAIHKRGVDAGIDQFRRFTLGRTTSRKSVEPRLEGRFSLAASAVSASISLVLERATMLIEQRGFPRDGKRFAGLRGPIESALLDVAAAPDRPDAGIALLDAVVFALDRIDHNRSFREKRVQWQPLPIEWLPSLFEDEAPGVEARLALALVSGFPEALPFTAFRFGVSWTLDGEVDGRARPRRFEHAKVAPPRWVWRPGDISRAIGAVLARRLLEEPKLDFPGTRWRGRAPLPASADHLRRWLAGDVDEPLLTAWLSRLALFDWKLVPNEVRALAARAPASRSADGELALLGLVQPLVDRRRLVVDAVSPEDLLDDERGARTPGAARSLVTLVRSANLDSAARLAASRYAMAGVRLATFDASWRTHDPDRLVAALLFPLSGRERATLVERWLRPRRRPQGDVHAQDAQPR; encoded by the coding sequence GTGGCGGCTGAGCTTCGACTTCCAGTCGTGGCACTGCCTGGCCTGTCGCCCGACAGCCTGGGCAACTACCTTGCGTCCCTCGGCCTCTCGCGTGTGCTCAGTCGGAAGTGGCCGCCGACTCGCATCGCGTGGCGCGACGAGGTGCTCCAGATGGTCGGTGGGCCCTCGACCCTGGACGAGCTGGTTAACGAGCTGCTGCAGGTCGCGAGCGACCGGGCGTGGACCCCGTACGACAAGGCTTGGTCCAACGCTCAGCAGAAGGGCACGAAGACGAAGTCTGGCGAGCCACTCGCGTTGTGGCAGGCCTCGGCCCCCGAAGGTCTCCTCGCGCTGTCCGCCGCTCACGCGGTCCCACATGCGCACGTAAGCCTCAACCCCCTTCTCCGTAGCAGCGGCGGACGGAGGGACTTCGAGAATGGGTGGAAGGCCGCCGTGGATGCGCTTGCCGGACCGCCGAAGAAGGGTGCAGACCCCAGGCGCGACTCGCTCTCGGCGTTGCTGATGGGGCTGCCCGTTGATTGGCTATTGGACAAGCTCAACGCCGGCTCATGGTTCGCTGACGCGACGAAGCTCTACAACAGCGGTCAGACACCAGCCCGGGCCAGCCAGACCTCCCCCTGGGCGATGGCGCTCGCTTGTGAAGCGCTGGCGCTTCTCGCCGGTGGGGCGTCCCGAAGGCTCGGCGCGCGCACGCGGGCCGTCGGCGCGTTCCCTTTCGTCACGCAGCCTGTCGCCGCGAGCGCCGAGAACGAGGCCGATCGCCTCCGCTGTGAGATCTGGGCGCCGCTCTGGGCCCGCCCGATGACGGTTCCCGAGGTGAGCGCGCTCTTCCAGCGCGGCCGCGCCGAGTTGGCCGGGCGAGGTGCCCTGACGCCGGCCGCGTTCGCGACGGCCATCCACAAGCGAGGCGTGGACGCAGGCATCGACCAGTTCCGCCGCTTCACGCTCGGTAGGACGACGAGCCGGAAGTCGGTCGAGCCTCGGCTGGAAGGCCGGTTCTCGCTCGCCGCAAGCGCCGTGAGCGCGTCGATCTCGCTCGTGCTGGAGCGCGCCACCATGCTGATCGAGCAGCGCGGCTTCCCTCGCGATGGCAAGCGGTTCGCGGGGCTGCGAGGGCCCATCGAGTCCGCGCTCCTCGACGTCGCCGCCGCGCCTGATCGCCCCGATGCCGGCATTGCTCTGCTCGACGCGGTCGTCTTCGCGCTTGATCGCATCGATCACAACCGCAGCTTCCGCGAGAAGCGGGTCCAATGGCAGCCCCTGCCCATCGAGTGGCTCCCCTCATTGTTCGAGGACGAGGCACCCGGAGTCGAGGCCCGCCTCGCGTTGGCGCTGGTGTCGGGCTTCCCCGAGGCGCTGCCCTTCACCGCCTTCCGCTTCGGCGTTTCTTGGACGTTGGATGGCGAGGTCGATGGACGCGCGCGCCCCCGCCGCTTCGAGCACGCGAAGGTTGCACCGCCTCGCTGGGTCTGGAGACCGGGCGATATCTCCCGCGCCATTGGCGCTGTGCTCGCTCGAAGGCTGCTGGAAGAGCCGAAGCTGGACTTCCCTGGTACGCGCTGGCGCGGTCGCGCGCCGCTCCCAGCATCGGCGGACCACCTGCGCCGCTGGCTCGCGGGCGACGTCGACGAGCCCCTCCTGACGGCCTGGCTCTCCCGCCTCGCGCTCTTCGACTGGAAGCTTGTCCCGAACGAAGTCCGCGCGCTCGCGGCTCGAGCGCCTGCGTCCCGGAGCGCTGACGGTGAACTCGCGTTGCTCGGGCTCGTACAACCCCTCGTTGACCGGCGCCGCCTCGTCGTCGACGCGGTCTCGCCTGAGGACCTCCTCGACGACGAGCGCGGCGCCCGCACGCCCGGGGCAGCGCGCTCCCTCGTCACGCTCGTGCGGTCCGCCAACCTTGATTCCGCCGCGCGCCTCGCCGCCAGCCGCTACGCCATGGCGGGAGTCCGCCTCGCCACCTTCGACGCGAGCTGGCGGACCCACGACCCGGACCGCCTCGTCGCGGCTCTCCTCTTCCCCCTCTCGGGCCGCGAGCGCGCGACCCTGGTCGAACGCTGGCTGCGTCCCCGACGCCGCCCACAAGGAGACGTTCATGCCCAAGACGCTCAACCCCGCTGA
- a CDS encoding DEAD/DEAH box helicase codes for MKATDSRADNFTAFFKTATGGFTPYDWQLQVAVDGLPDVLRVPTGLGKTEVALAWAWRLLVDKQPEPLHLVVCLPMRSLVMQTVQRLKGYFEALRANTPEIEIGVYQLMGGTIDEQWARWPDTPWVLVGTQDQLLSRALNRGYAMSRFEWPVHFGLLNNDCRWLIDEVQLMGPGLWTTSQLDWMRRKRFRSLRPCLTTWMSATAGTSFLSTTDRTREELGEPSADQVAFESKLKAALVDDQGLSWWRAAKRAVEWWSGTSPNVSGSKRSRTARVSTENAVTPDTIARAVVEKHERGALSLVICNTVDMAREVFRALSVTHKVLLTSRFRGEDRSRHEQRLLEFDANRKAGKLPKDDPGLICVSTQVIEAGLDISAHRLWSELAPWPSVLQRLGRLNRKGDDQNARAWVWETPQEGGRGKAERIGPYESADIDRAKKLVGALAPATQQKAFAAAIDDLNEKDVREALQPRPSPLPRALDAHGLFSTERDVHGGFTDVSAFVRGTDPDLDVTVFWRDWSGDVPPPSDDLDGPLLEPANEGCPVSFVRVQKMLENDKGKAWLWDDEADHWVRVNYWDIRPGMLVMLKREIGGYDVTEGWTGDKSNVLAEVPRAGRGASLRDDTWTEVGYWSRLEDHLADARREAEALCETLALNGHTRTAVIEASGLHDLGKAHPQWQTALADRSGIPDEPLAKSPRVLAVDVVGEAVAVRSQILRLRPAALSLPDEARRRGREDVVRLRWAIDDKLGEDELNSLRAISGVRWAGHIQFRPGLRHEVASALAMWRRYRDGGANYPALAVYLAATHHGKARTVLRSTSGKGDDVFGVRSEPRTLVLGSDQWPLDFSVAKDGAEGRWEGNEFVLTGQGWTGLVADLLGPWRPEDKGSAGVVPETEPRHLGPFALAYLEALVRVADRRASEKPSASVKPSEVRRGG; via the coding sequence GTGAAGGCGACTGACTCCCGCGCGGACAACTTCACCGCGTTCTTCAAGACCGCGACCGGCGGGTTCACGCCATACGACTGGCAGCTCCAGGTTGCCGTCGATGGCTTGCCCGACGTGCTTCGCGTTCCTACGGGTCTTGGAAAGACGGAGGTCGCGCTCGCGTGGGCGTGGCGCCTCCTGGTCGACAAACAGCCCGAGCCCCTGCACCTCGTAGTCTGTCTGCCAATGCGCAGCCTCGTGATGCAGACCGTGCAGCGCTTGAAGGGCTACTTCGAGGCGCTCAGAGCCAACACGCCGGAGATCGAGATCGGCGTGTATCAGCTCATGGGCGGCACGATCGACGAACAATGGGCGCGATGGCCGGACACGCCGTGGGTCCTCGTCGGGACGCAGGACCAGCTGCTGTCGCGTGCGTTGAACCGCGGCTACGCCATGAGCCGCTTCGAGTGGCCGGTCCACTTCGGCCTTCTGAACAACGACTGCCGATGGCTCATTGACGAAGTCCAGCTCATGGGGCCGGGCCTGTGGACGACCTCGCAGCTCGACTGGATGCGAAGGAAGCGGTTCCGGTCGTTGAGGCCGTGCCTAACGACGTGGATGAGCGCCACCGCAGGCACGTCGTTTCTTAGCACCACCGACCGAACGCGCGAGGAACTTGGCGAGCCGTCGGCGGACCAAGTTGCATTCGAGAGCAAGCTGAAGGCCGCGCTCGTCGACGACCAGGGTCTCTCGTGGTGGCGAGCCGCGAAGCGCGCTGTCGAGTGGTGGAGCGGCACGTCGCCGAACGTGAGCGGCAGCAAGAGGTCAAGGACTGCGAGGGTGTCGACCGAGAACGCAGTCACACCCGACACCATCGCCAGGGCTGTGGTGGAGAAGCATGAGCGGGGCGCGCTTTCCCTCGTCATCTGCAACACCGTGGACATGGCGCGTGAGGTGTTCCGCGCGCTGTCGGTGACGCACAAGGTGCTGTTGACCTCACGGTTCCGGGGCGAGGACCGCAGCCGACATGAACAGCGACTCCTCGAGTTCGACGCCAACCGGAAGGCAGGCAAGCTACCGAAGGACGACCCGGGACTCATCTGCGTAAGCACGCAGGTTATCGAAGCGGGCTTGGACATCTCCGCGCATCGCTTGTGGTCGGAGCTCGCGCCATGGCCTTCGGTGCTCCAACGTCTGGGTCGTCTCAATCGAAAGGGAGACGATCAAAACGCCCGTGCGTGGGTTTGGGAGACACCGCAGGAGGGCGGGCGCGGGAAGGCCGAGCGCATCGGGCCCTACGAGAGTGCTGACATCGACCGCGCGAAAAAGCTCGTCGGCGCGCTCGCGCCCGCTACCCAGCAGAAGGCCTTCGCAGCGGCGATCGACGACCTGAATGAGAAGGACGTGCGCGAGGCGCTGCAGCCGAGACCAAGCCCGCTTCCGCGCGCGCTCGATGCCCACGGGCTGTTCTCCACGGAGCGCGACGTCCACGGCGGGTTCACCGACGTCAGCGCTTTCGTGCGTGGCACCGATCCAGACCTCGACGTGACGGTGTTCTGGCGCGACTGGTCGGGCGACGTCCCTCCACCCAGCGACGACCTCGACGGACCTTTGCTGGAGCCGGCGAACGAAGGGTGCCCCGTGTCCTTCGTTCGCGTCCAGAAGATGCTGGAGAACGACAAGGGCAAGGCTTGGCTGTGGGACGACGAGGCGGACCACTGGGTGCGTGTGAACTACTGGGACATCCGCCCCGGCATGCTCGTCATGCTGAAGCGCGAGATCGGCGGCTACGACGTTACCGAGGGCTGGACCGGAGACAAGTCGAACGTCCTCGCCGAAGTGCCGCGCGCCGGGCGTGGAGCTTCCCTGCGCGACGATACCTGGACCGAGGTCGGCTACTGGTCGCGACTCGAGGACCATCTCGCCGACGCACGGCGCGAGGCAGAGGCGCTGTGCGAGACGCTCGCGCTGAACGGTCATACGCGCACCGCGGTCATCGAAGCGTCCGGGCTTCACGATCTTGGCAAGGCACATCCCCAGTGGCAGACCGCGTTGGCTGATCGCTCCGGCATCCCCGATGAGCCGCTCGCCAAGAGCCCACGCGTGCTGGCCGTCGACGTGGTGGGCGAAGCCGTTGCGGTTCGAAGTCAGATCCTTCGGCTTCGGCCGGCAGCGCTTTCGCTGCCTGATGAAGCGCGACGACGCGGCCGGGAAGATGTCGTCCGACTTCGCTGGGCCATCGACGACAAGCTCGGAGAGGACGAGCTGAATTCGCTGCGAGCGATATCCGGCGTTCGCTGGGCAGGTCACATCCAGTTCCGCCCCGGCCTGCGCCACGAGGTGGCCTCCGCGCTCGCGATGTGGCGAAGGTACCGCGACGGCGGCGCCAACTACCCAGCCCTCGCCGTCTACCTGGCAGCGACGCACCACGGGAAGGCGCGCACCGTGCTCAGATCGACGAGTGGAAAGGGTGATGACGTGTTCGGCGTGCGAAGCGAGCCTCGCACGCTGGTGCTCGGCTCCGACCAGTGGCCGCTCGACTTCTCCGTCGCGAAGGACGGAGCCGAGGGCCGCTGGGAGGGCAACGAGTTCGTGCTGACGGGGCAAGGCTGGACTGGCCTTGTTGCCGATCTGCTCGGCCCATGGCGGCCCGAGGACAAGGGCAGTGCCGGCGTCGTGCCGGAAACCGAGCCGCGCCATCTCGGCCCATTCGCCCTGGCCTATCTGGAGGCGCTTGTTCGTGTCGCGGACAGGCGTGCCAGCGAGAAACCTAGCGCGAGCGTCAAGCCAAGCGAGGTGCGTCGTGGCGGCTGA